One stretch of Pseudomonas azotoformans DNA includes these proteins:
- a CDS encoding DUF2780 domain-containing protein, with translation MKISRGFALSCLMTLAAGPVLAAGFSLGDAANAISGMQGGNNKAAAAAPSSETAGLLSALTSQLNITPEQAVGGTGAMLGLAKNKLSGNDYSQLGNSVPGLDQLSGNNALGSLGALSGMLGQAGGSKTSGLDGLLGNVKNTNDLNTAFSALGMDSGMVGQFAPVILQYLGGQGANQSLLGKLASAWGTGN, from the coding sequence ATGAAGATTTCACGCGGTTTCGCCCTTTCCTGCCTGATGACCCTGGCAGCCGGCCCGGTGCTTGCCGCGGGGTTCAGCCTTGGCGACGCGGCCAATGCCATTTCCGGCATGCAGGGTGGTAACAACAAGGCAGCCGCTGCTGCACCGTCGTCCGAGACGGCCGGCCTGTTGAGCGCCCTGACCTCGCAACTGAACATCACCCCCGAGCAAGCGGTCGGCGGTACGGGCGCCATGCTGGGCCTGGCCAAGAACAAATTGAGCGGCAACGACTATTCGCAACTGGGCAATAGCGTGCCGGGCCTCGACCAACTGTCGGGCAATAATGCGTTGGGCAGCCTCGGGGCCTTGAGCGGGATGCTCGGCCAGGCTGGCGGTAGCAAGACCAGCGGCCTCGACGGCCTGCTGGGCAATGTGAAGAACACCAACGACCTGAACACCGCGTTCAGCGCCCTGGGCATGGACAGTGGCATGGTCGGCCAGTTTGCGCCGGTGATCCTGCAATACTTGGGTGGCCAGGGTGCGAACCAGTCATTGCTGGGTAAATTGGCCTCGGCCTGGGGCACTGGCAACTAA
- the purU gene encoding formyltetrahydrofolate deformylase, giving the protein MSRAPDTWILTADCPSVLGTVDAVTRYLFEQGCYVTEHHSFDDRLSGRFFIRVEFRQPDGFDEQAFRDGLATRGEAFGMIFELTAPNYRPKVVIMVSKADHCLNDLLYRQRIGQLSMDVVAVVSNHPDLKPLADWHQIPYYHFPLDPNDKPSQERQVWQVVEDTGAELVILARYMQVLSPELCRKLDGKAINIHHSLLPGFKGAKPYHQAYNKGVKLVGATAHYINNDLDEGPIIAQGVEVVDHSHYPEDLIAKGRDIEGLTLARAVGYHIERRVFLNANRTVVL; this is encoded by the coding sequence ATGAGCCGCGCACCCGATACATGGATTTTGACCGCCGACTGCCCCAGCGTGCTCGGCACGGTGGACGCGGTTACCCGCTATCTGTTCGAACAGGGTTGCTACGTCACTGAGCACCATTCGTTCGATGACCGGCTTTCGGGCCGGTTCTTTATCCGCGTGGAATTCCGCCAGCCCGACGGTTTTGACGAGCAGGCGTTCCGCGATGGCCTGGCCACGCGGGGTGAAGCCTTCGGCATGATCTTCGAGCTGACGGCGCCGAACTACCGGCCAAAAGTGGTGATCATGGTCTCCAAGGCTGATCACTGCCTCAACGACCTGCTGTACCGCCAGCGCATCGGCCAACTGTCGATGGACGTGGTCGCGGTGGTGTCCAATCACCCCGATCTGAAACCGTTGGCCGACTGGCACCAGATTCCCTACTACCATTTCCCCCTCGACCCCAACGACAAACCGTCCCAGGAGCGTCAGGTGTGGCAAGTGGTGGAAGACACCGGTGCCGAATTGGTGATCCTTGCGCGCTACATGCAGGTGCTGTCGCCGGAGCTGTGCCGCAAGCTGGATGGCAAGGCCATCAACATCCACCACTCGTTGCTGCCGGGGTTCAAGGGCGCCAAGCCGTATCACCAGGCGTACAACAAGGGCGTGAAACTGGTGGGCGCCACGGCGCATTACATCAACAACGACCTGGACGAAGGCCCGATCATCGCCCAGGGCGTGGAGGTGGTGGATCACAGCCACTACCCCGAGGACTTGATTGCCAAGGGGCGGGATATCGAAGGGCTGACGTTGGCCCGCGCGGTGGGGTATCACATTGAGCGGCGGGTGTTTTTGAACGCCAATCGGACGGTGGTGCTCTGA
- a CDS encoding anti-sigma factor, translated as MNYQTIALRRALAADYAIGLMPATARRRFDALLLEDAALRVELGHWQDALASLTGALPERAVPAHVWEGIKARIEPQVLHVPAKKPFWMNLRLLAAAFGIVIAVLVGVLYQRDLGMEYNATLVAANQQPALQIKTFADHLQVEPLTLAAIEPTRALELWAIPAGGKPISLGLVPVAGKGRIALNKTQQALLKTPLTLAVSLEPQGGSPTGQPTGPVLYQGQLASL; from the coding sequence ATGAACTACCAGACCATCGCCCTGCGCCGCGCCCTCGCCGCCGACTATGCCATAGGCCTGATGCCCGCCACCGCGCGCAGGCGTTTTGATGCCCTGCTGCTGGAGGATGCCGCGCTACGTGTGGAACTCGGCCATTGGCAGGACGCACTCGCCAGCCTGACCGGTGCCTTGCCCGAGCGAGCGGTGCCGGCGCATGTGTGGGAAGGCATCAAGGCGAGGATCGAGCCGCAGGTGCTGCATGTGCCGGCGAAGAAACCGTTCTGGATGAACCTGCGCCTGTTGGCGGCGGCGTTTGGCATCGTCATTGCCGTGCTGGTGGGCGTGCTGTACCAGCGCGACCTGGGAATGGAATACAACGCCACGCTGGTCGCCGCCAACCAGCAACCGGCGCTGCAGATCAAGACGTTTGCCGACCACCTGCAAGTCGAGCCGCTGACATTGGCCGCTATTGAGCCGACACGCGCCCTGGAACTGTGGGCCATTCCTGCCGGGGGCAAGCCGATCTCCCTGGGCCTGGTGCCCGTGGCGGGCAAAGGTCGAATCGCGTTGAACAAAACGCAGCAGGCGCTGCTGAAAACACCGCTGACCCTCGCCGTCAGCCTGGAGCCACAAGGGGGCTCGCCGACAGGTCAACCGACCGGGCCGGTGCTGTATCAGGGTCAATTGGCATCACTTTGA
- the fdhA gene encoding formaldehyde dehydrogenase, glutathione-independent: MSGNRGVVYLGNGKVEVQKIDYPKMQDPRGRKIEHGVILRVVSTNICGSDQHMVRGRTTAQTGLVLGHEITGEVIEKGSDVENLKIGDLVSVPFNVACGRCRSCKEQHTGVCLTVNPARAGGAYGYVDMGDWTGGQAEYVLVPYADFNLLKLPDRDKAMEKIRDLTCLSDILPTGYHGAVTAGVGPGSTVYIAGAGPVGLAAAASARLLGAAVVIIGDVNPVRLAHAKAQGFEIADLSKDTPLHEQIAALLGEPEVDCAVDAVGFEARGHGHEGVKAEAPATVLNSLMGVVRVAGKIGIPGLYVTEDPGAVDAAAKMGSLSIRFGLGWAKSHSFHTGQTPVMKYNRQLMQAIMWDRINIAEIVGVQVISLDDAPRGYGEFDAGVPKKFVIDPHKLFSAA; encoded by the coding sequence ATGTCTGGTAATCGTGGTGTCGTGTATCTCGGCAACGGCAAGGTCGAAGTACAGAAAATCGACTATCCCAAAATGCAGGACCCCCGTGGCAGGAAGATCGAGCACGGCGTCATCCTGCGCGTGGTCTCCACCAACATCTGCGGCTCCGACCAACACATGGTGCGTGGCCGTACCACTGCCCAGACCGGCCTGGTGCTCGGTCATGAAATTACCGGTGAAGTGATCGAGAAGGGCAGCGACGTCGAGAACCTGAAAATCGGCGACCTGGTTTCCGTACCGTTCAACGTAGCCTGCGGCCGCTGCCGCTCATGCAAAGAGCAACACACTGGCGTGTGCCTGACCGTCAACCCGGCCCGTGCCGGTGGCGCCTACGGCTATGTCGACATGGGTGACTGGACCGGCGGCCAGGCCGAATACGTGCTGGTGCCGTACGCCGACTTCAACCTGCTCAAACTGCCGGATCGCGACAAGGCCATGGAGAAAATCCGCGACCTGACCTGCCTCTCCGACATCCTCCCGACCGGCTACCACGGCGCCGTCACTGCCGGCGTTGGCCCAGGCAGCACGGTCTACATCGCCGGTGCCGGTCCTGTGGGCCTGGCGGCTGCCGCTTCCGCCCGCCTGCTGGGCGCGGCGGTGGTGATCATCGGTGACGTCAACCCGGTGCGCCTGGCGCACGCCAAGGCCCAGGGCTTTGAAATTGCCGACCTGTCCAAGGACACCCCGCTGCACGAACAGATCGCCGCACTGCTGGGCGAACCGGAAGTGGACTGCGCCGTCGATGCCGTGGGCTTCGAAGCCCGTGGTCACGGTCATGAAGGGGTCAAGGCCGAAGCGCCGGCCACCGTACTCAACTCGCTGATGGGCGTGGTGCGCGTGGCGGGCAAGATCGGTATCCCTGGCCTGTACGTCACCGAAGATCCGGGTGCCGTGGACGCCGCCGCAAAAATGGGCAGCCTGAGCATTCGCTTTGGTTTGGGCTGGGCCAAGTCCCACAGCTTCCACACAGGGCAAACGCCCGTGATGAAGTACAACCGCCAGCTGATGCAGGCGATCATGTGGGACCGTATCAACATCGCCGAAATCGTCGGTGTGCAGGTGATCAGCCTGGATGATGCGCCGCGCGGGTATGGCGAGTTCGATGCGGGTGTGCCGAAGAAGTTTGTGATTGATCCGCACAAACTCTTCAGCGCGGCTTAA
- a CDS encoding sarcosine oxidase subunit gamma, translated as MTAANVYQQRPTSGAKAESSLHHADLASLVGKGRKNAGVTVREKKLLGHLTIRGDGHDAAFAAGVHKAVGIELPGALQVIVKGETSLQWLGPDEWLLIVPSGEEFAAEQNLRATLGDLHIQVVNVSGGQQILELSGPNVRDVLMKSTSYDVHPNNFPVGKAVGTVFAKSQLVIRHTAEDTWELLIRRSFSDYWWLWLQDASAEFGLSVQS; from the coding sequence ATGACAGCAGCCAATGTTTACCAACAACGCCCCACCTCCGGCGCCAAGGCCGAGTCGTCGCTGCACCATGCCGACCTCGCCAGCCTGGTCGGCAAGGGTCGCAAGAACGCCGGTGTGACTGTGCGTGAAAAGAAACTCCTGGGCCACCTGACTATTCGTGGCGACGGCCACGATGCAGCCTTCGCCGCCGGTGTGCACAAAGCTGTGGGCATCGAGTTGCCCGGTGCCCTGCAAGTGATCGTAAAAGGCGAAACCAGCCTGCAATGGCTCGGCCCGGATGAGTGGTTGCTGATCGTGCCGAGCGGTGAAGAATTCGCCGCTGAACAAAACCTGCGCGCCACCCTGGGCGACTTGCATATCCAGGTCGTCAATGTCAGCGGCGGCCAGCAGATCCTCGAACTCAGCGGCCCGAACGTGCGCGATGTGCTGATGAAGTCCACCAGCTACGACGTGCACCCCAACAACTTCCCGGTGGGCAAGGCTGTGGGCACGGTGTTCGCCAAGTCGCAACTGGTGATCCGCCACACGGCTGAAGACACCTGGGAGCTGCTGATCCGTCGCAGCTTCTCGGACTACTGGTGGTTGTGGTTGCAGGATGCCTCGGCCGAGTTCGGCCTGAGCGTCCAGTCGTAA
- a CDS encoding sigma-70 family RNA polymerase sigma factor, with protein sequence MNAQAELPSAYRVQSRRPRRRAWRSPITDDNADPLRPLLAQCALGNRRAFETLYRSVSPRLHGVALRFMGRPDLAEEVLQEAFVRIWYNASRYEAHLSAPMTWMVNITRNLAIDQLRKHREQPLAEGQQDALLDEAPSAHDQLDSERQARTLNRCLDTLDGMQRQSISVAYFQGLSCSELAEHLAAPLGSVKSWIRRGMERLRRCLES encoded by the coding sequence ATGAATGCCCAGGCTGAACTACCCTCCGCTTACCGCGTGCAGTCCCGTCGCCCTCGAAGGAGGGCCTGGAGAAGCCCTATTACTGACGATAACGCTGATCCATTGCGACCTTTGTTGGCCCAATGTGCCCTGGGTAACCGCCGGGCGTTCGAAACCCTCTACCGCAGCGTTTCGCCGCGCCTGCACGGTGTAGCCCTGCGTTTCATGGGCCGCCCGGACCTGGCCGAAGAGGTGTTGCAGGAAGCCTTCGTGCGTATCTGGTACAACGCCTCCCGCTACGAAGCGCACCTGTCTGCGCCGATGACCTGGATGGTCAACATCACCCGCAACCTGGCTATCGACCAATTGCGCAAGCACCGTGAACAGCCGCTGGCAGAGGGTCAGCAAGACGCCTTGCTCGATGAGGCCCCCAGCGCCCACGACCAACTCGACAGCGAACGCCAAGCCCGCACCTTGAACCGTTGCCTGGACACCCTCGACGGCATGCAACGCCAGTCCATCAGCGTGGCTTACTTCCAGGGCCTGTCGTGCTCGGAATTGGCCGAACACTTGGCCGCGCCCCTGGGCTCGGTCAAATCCTGGATTCGTCGCGGCATGGAACGCCTGCGCAGGTGCCTTGAATCATGA